From [Clostridium] symbiosum, a single genomic window includes:
- a CDS encoding FadR/GntR family transcriptional regulator produces MERGFTLSQNIADKIKAKIMTGEFALGSKLPNENELMDSLNVSRTTIREAVKILISKNILYIERGKGTYVAAIPGLADDPYGFEFIPEEKLIPDLCEMRSVIEPEVYYLAAERATKRQLSEMEVILRKMNEVIYELKMDENNPRMIDRLADSEIEFHSLVYRMTGNIVIERMLPTIKKAIALNYTTNIYRRSFELTATQNLHIDLFHALQAGDASRAREIGREHMKTMREKTGQRC; encoded by the coding sequence ATGGAAAGAGGTTTTACACTTTCTCAGAATATTGCGGATAAGATAAAAGCAAAGATTATGACGGGCGAATTTGCATTGGGGTCCAAGCTTCCTAATGAGAATGAGTTAATGGATTCTTTAAACGTGAGCCGCACTACGATCAGGGAAGCGGTGAAGATTTTGATATCCAAGAATATTCTTTATATCGAGCGCGGAAAAGGAACCTATGTGGCTGCCATTCCCGGGCTGGCGGACGATCCCTATGGGTTTGAGTTCATTCCGGAGGAGAAGCTGATCCCGGATCTCTGTGAGATGAGAAGCGTGATTGAGCCGGAGGTGTATTATCTGGCCGCCGAACGGGCGACTAAAAGACAGCTCAGTGAGATGGAAGTGATCCTCAGAAAGATGAATGAGGTAATTTATGAGCTTAAAATGGATGAAAACAATCCGCGCATGATCGACCGTCTGGCGGACAGTGAGATAGAATTTCACTCGCTCGTATACCGTATGACCGGGAATATTGTGATCGAGAGGATGCTGCCCACGATTAAAAAGGCAATTGCCCTGAATTATACAACGAATATTTATCGCCGTTCCTTTGAACTTACCGCCACCCAGAATCTTCATATCGATTTATTTCATGCCCTTCAGGCAGGCGACGCGTCCAGGGCCCGGGAGATAGGCAGAGAGCATATGAAAACGATGAGAGAAAAGACAGGTCAGCGATGCTGA